A single window of Nicotiana sylvestris chromosome 3, ASM39365v2, whole genome shotgun sequence DNA harbors:
- the LOC104211321 gene encoding glutamyl-tRNA reductase-binding protein, chloroplastic isoform X2: MATHLPTSSLPSTRLSKIALPLSKSWSRAQFAFSKSPRFSIGPLKCAVSVVSEPIQSEKTNNGKPYPAEVSRTIMELSSVGTLSTPTQDGWPLGFGVRFAVDPHGTPVLFLNDATSKLSVNCKSSIHVQLEQYGLRTPQCTIQGTLEKPEDTTALKLHSVWKKRFGHEVDEDHLFLLSVERVLQLEDFAEDGIWVTSSDYKLANPDPLRDFAERMIEEINTHNREDILRFCNIYVDLDFQVSDAKMLWVDRLGFDVRFRSPQNDVFEARIPFPREVADEKGAKSSFNCMSQLAWEVEKNFHAAEFEKAKQLKKIEYTGL; the protein is encoded by the exons ATGGCGACCCACCTTCCAACTTCATCTCTTCCCTCGACGCGTCTCTCTAAAATTGCACTACCTTTGAGCAAATCCTGGAGTAGAGCTCAATTCGCCTTCTCAAAAAGTCCAAGATTTTCAATTGGGCCTCTTAAATGTGCAGTTTCAGTTGTATCCGAGCCAATTCAATCAGAAAAAACCAACAATGGGAAACCATACCCAGCTGAAGTTTCGAGGACAATTATGGAATTATCTTCAGTTGGAACTTTATCCACGCCCACCCAAGATGGTTGGCCTTTAGGCTTTGGTGTCCGTTTCGCTGTTGACCCACATGGAACTCCTGTCCTCTTTTTGAATGACGCCACTTCCAAATTATCTGTCAATTGCAAGTCTAGCATCCATGTTCAG TTAGAGCAATATGGATTGCGGACTCCACAGTGCACTATACAAGGAACTCTTGAAAAGCCAGAAGATACCACAGCTTTGAAg CTTCATTCAGTTTGGAAAAAGCGATTTGGGCATGAAGTAGATGAAGACCACTTATTTTTGCTTTCTGTGGAACGGGTACTGCAACTTGAAGATTTTGCAGAG GATGGAATTTGGGTCACTTCATCAGACTACAAGTTGGCGAACCCTGATCCTCTTCGAGACTTTGCAGAAAGAATGATTGAAGAGATAAATACTCACAATAGGGAAGACATATTACGTTTTTGCAACATCTATGTAGACTTGGATTTCCAG GTTTCTGATGCCAAGATGCTCTGGGTTGATAGATTAGGTTTTGATGTCCGCTTCAGGTCTCCTCAAAATGATGTATTTGAAGCCCGTATCCCGTTCCCCAGAGAAGTTGCAGATGAGAAGGGTGCAAAATCATCTTTCAATTGTATGTCTCAACTAGCTTGGGAAGTAGAAAAGAATTTCCATGCTGCAGAGTTTGAAAAGgcaaaacaactgaaaaagaTAGAGTACACAGGACTCTGA
- the LOC104211321 gene encoding glutamyl-tRNA reductase-binding protein, chloroplastic isoform X1: MATHLPTSSLPSTRLSKIALPLSKSWSRAQFAFSKSPRFSIGPLKCAVSVVSEPIQSEKTNNGKPYPAEVSRTIMELSSVGTLSTPTQDGWPLGFGVRFAVDPHGTPVLFLNDATSKLSVNCKSSIHVQLEQYGLRTPQCTIQGTLEKPEDTTALKKLHSVWKKRFGHEVDEDHLFLLSVERVLQLEDFAEDGIWVTSSDYKLANPDPLRDFAERMIEEINTHNREDILRFCNIYVDLDFQVSDAKMLWVDRLGFDVRFRSPQNDVFEARIPFPREVADEKGAKSSFNCMSQLAWEVEKNFHAAEFEKAKQLKKIEYTGL, encoded by the exons ATGGCGACCCACCTTCCAACTTCATCTCTTCCCTCGACGCGTCTCTCTAAAATTGCACTACCTTTGAGCAAATCCTGGAGTAGAGCTCAATTCGCCTTCTCAAAAAGTCCAAGATTTTCAATTGGGCCTCTTAAATGTGCAGTTTCAGTTGTATCCGAGCCAATTCAATCAGAAAAAACCAACAATGGGAAACCATACCCAGCTGAAGTTTCGAGGACAATTATGGAATTATCTTCAGTTGGAACTTTATCCACGCCCACCCAAGATGGTTGGCCTTTAGGCTTTGGTGTCCGTTTCGCTGTTGACCCACATGGAACTCCTGTCCTCTTTTTGAATGACGCCACTTCCAAATTATCTGTCAATTGCAAGTCTAGCATCCATGTTCAG TTAGAGCAATATGGATTGCGGACTCCACAGTGCACTATACAAGGAACTCTTGAAAAGCCAGAAGATACCACAGCTTTGAAg AAGCTTCATTCAGTTTGGAAAAAGCGATTTGGGCATGAAGTAGATGAAGACCACTTATTTTTGCTTTCTGTGGAACGGGTACTGCAACTTGAAGATTTTGCAGAG GATGGAATTTGGGTCACTTCATCAGACTACAAGTTGGCGAACCCTGATCCTCTTCGAGACTTTGCAGAAAGAATGATTGAAGAGATAAATACTCACAATAGGGAAGACATATTACGTTTTTGCAACATCTATGTAGACTTGGATTTCCAG GTTTCTGATGCCAAGATGCTCTGGGTTGATAGATTAGGTTTTGATGTCCGCTTCAGGTCTCCTCAAAATGATGTATTTGAAGCCCGTATCCCGTTCCCCAGAGAAGTTGCAGATGAGAAGGGTGCAAAATCATCTTTCAATTGTATGTCTCAACTAGCTTGGGAAGTAGAAAAGAATTTCCATGCTGCAGAGTTTGAAAAGgcaaaacaactgaaaaagaTAGAGTACACAGGACTCTGA